The Arachis ipaensis cultivar K30076 chromosome B07, Araip1.1, whole genome shotgun sequence genome includes a window with the following:
- the LOC107607319 gene encoding protein FAR1-RELATED SEQUENCE 5-like — protein sequence MVDYHLFGDVLAFDATYRSNKYKKPLVVFSASNHHRQTAIFGFALLEDEEVRTYRWVLLNILDVMDNKKPAVVVTNGDKAIRAAIADVLPLARHRLCGWHLEKNCVLRVKEPEFRKVFKKAVYVNFDVAEFEEYWRTTVKSLGLMNNSWFKGTYDLRESWATAYLQRTFCAGYRTTSRCEGINAFLKGFLTSTNSLLELVHSLDRVVKDYRNNEVTAQFYSLYYMPVLTTGLDKIELFASKIYTSVVFKEVRKQIKGVGSLLFLGKDSISTTSIYKFSSMGNRRMIRKVLYDPTEPKIECDCMMWNSEGIPCCHIFCMMKYEGLEEIPPGLILRRWCIDAKEWTASSTEGTAGHDSRLLRYGTLCSAMTVVAKLASDDAANCEGCNSFFGT from the coding sequence ATGGTCGATTATCATCTGTTCGGTGACGTGCTTGCATTTGATGCAACATACCGGTCCAACAAGTACAAGAAGCCTCTAGTAGTTTTCTCTGCATCAAATCATCACAGGCAGACGGCAATTTTCGGTTTTGCGTTGCTGGAGGATGAGGAGGTACGTACATATAGGTGGGTGTTGTTGAATATTCTTGATGTCATGGATAACAAGAAGCCTGCCGTTGTGGTCACCAACGGGGATAAAGCCATCCGGGCAGCCATTGCGGATGTGCTGCCTTTAGCCAGGCATCGCCTATGTGGGTGGCACTTGGAAAAAAACTGTGTGCTTAGGGTAAAAGAACCTGAATTTCGAAAGGTGTTCAAGAAGGCAGTTTACGTAAACTTCGATGTTGCGGAGTTTGAGGAGTATTGGAGAACGACTGTAAAGAGTTTAGGGTTAATGAACAATAGCTGGTTCAAAGGCACCTACGATTTAAGAGAGAGTTGGGCAACGGCATATCTACAGAGAACTTTTTGCGCCGGCTACAGGACAACTTCGAGGTGTGAGGGCATAAATGCATTCCTCAAAGGGTTCCTTACGTCGACAAATAGCCTTCTGGAATTGGTTCACAGCTTGGACAGGGTGGTTAAAGATTACCGCAATAATGAGGTCACGGCCCAATTTTATTCGTTATATTACATGCCTGTACTGACGACCGGTCTTGACAAGATTGAGCTATTTGCCTCGAAGATATACACCAGCGTAGTCTTCAAGGAGgttagaaaacaaataaaagggGTTGGGAGTTTATTGTTTTTGGGGAAAGACAGCATAAGCACGACGTCCATCTACAAGTTCTCAAGCATGGGGAACCGTCGTATGATCCGCAAGGTGCTTTACGATCCAACTGAGCCGAAGATTGAATGTGATTGTATGATGTGGAACAGCGAAGGTATTCCTTGCTGCCACATATTTTGCATGATGAAATATGAGGGTTTGGAAGAAATCCCACCAGGTTTGATACTGAGGCGGTGGTGTATTGATGCCAAAGAATGGACGGCATCATCAACAGAAGGGACAGCGGGGCATGACAGTCGATTACTAAGGTATGGCACGTTGTGCAGTGCAATGACTGTTGTTGCCAAACTAGCTTCCGATGATGCAGCTAACTGCGAGGGATGCAATAGCTTCTTTGGCACATAG